Proteins encoded together in one Amblyomma americanum isolate KBUSLIRL-KWMA chromosome 1, ASM5285725v1, whole genome shotgun sequence window:
- the LOC144112838 gene encoding uncharacterized protein LOC144112838 gives MAAAVGPRAVSTRASWTDREVECFLALISEKKVSEALDSRRQRNQDVFKDLQAEMANLGYHWTWQQLRNCWKNLKKRFTAERLEQERSGAAPSAWKWYDHMSALLSHRPMVQAREYGVDSQDVPPDYGDNSQLDISDADTRTEEDDADILQEQSEPSTSSRSPPQKRRRMGEAKLEKVLLNVQRKNEEFWTKQSEIQFQQQKQLLADENKHMQELLQGVSTTFLQGTQTFMGQFFSQQAALVASLQHMPSFPQFMGPPNMNLQHQFPPPPPATNTPPTPKH, from the exons atggcagccgccgtcggtccccgcgctgtttccacccgagcttcttggaccgaccgggaaGTAGAATGTTTTTTAGCGCTGATCAGTGAGAAAAAagtgagcgaggcgctggacagcagacggcagcgcaatCAAGATGTTTTCAAAGatctgcaggccgaaatggccaatctcggctaccactggacgtggcagcagttgcggaactgctggaagaatttgaagaagcgattcacggcc gaacggttggagcaagagagaagtggagctgcaccgtcggcttggaagtggtatgaccacaTGAGCGCGCTTCTCAGCCACAGGCCGATGGTGCAGGCTCGCGAGTACGGCGTGGACTCGCAAGATGTCCCACCAGACTACGGCGACAACTCGCAGCTAG atATCAGCGATGCTGACACCAGGACCGAGGAGGACGACGCTGATATCCTTCAGGAACAAAGTGAAC caaGCACCTCAAGCAGATCACCGCCACAGAAACGACGCCGCATGGGAGAGGCGAAATTGGAAAAGGTGCTCTTAAATGTGCAGCGTAAAAATGAAGAATTTTGGACGAAGCAATCAGAGATACAATTTCAGCaacaaaaacaactgcttgcAGATGAGAACAAGCACATGCAGGAGCTCCTGCAAGGTGTTTCCACCACCTTTCTGCAGGGCACACAAACTTTTATGGGGCAGTTTTTTTCTCAACAGGCAGCATTGGTGGCATCCCTACAACACATGCCCAGCTTCCCACAATTTATGGGACCACCAAACATGAACTTACAACACCAATTTCCACCACCGCCGCCAGCCACCAACACACCACCAACACCTAAACACTGA